In Aspergillus fumigatus Af293 chromosome 2, whole genome shotgun sequence, a genomic segment contains:
- a CDS encoding histone H4 yields the protein MGWMHVTPCYCLKANASSVQYPVSIHLDTDSHYAIFVSFEVNSGKGGKGLGKGGAKRHRKILRDNIQGITKPAIRRLARRGGVKRISAMIYEETRGVLKSFLESVIRDAVTYTEHAKRKTVTSLDVVYALKRQGRTLYGFGG from the exons ATGGGGTGGATGCACGTGACACCTTGCTACTGTCTCAAGGCCAACGCGTCATCTGTGCAGTACCCTGTATCCATTCATCTCGACACTGATAGCCATTACGCTATCTTTGTCTCTTTTGAAGTTAACA GCGGCAAAGGAGGCAAGGGTCTTGGCAAGGGTGGTGCCAAGCGTCACCGTAAGATCTTGCGTGACAACATCCAGGGTATTACCAAGCCCGCTATCCGCCGTCTCGCCCGCCGTGGTGGTGTCAAGCGTATCTCCGCCATGATTTACGAGGAGACCCGTGGTGTCCTCAAGTCCTTCCTCGAGTCCGTCATCCGTGATGCCGTCACCTACACTGAACACGCCAAGCGCAAGACCGTTACCTCGCTCGATGTCGTGTATGCTCTCAAGCGTCAGGGCCGGACCCTCTACGGTTTCGGTGGCTAA
- a CDS encoding putative mitochondrial carrier protein, which produces MSEYKVAYESELDSYQLYYRYDNPPPEKDWKRAALRGPALPAVGNAVAGAVGAAISNVVTYPLSLIVTRLQTQAQRRTKKKNKSESEDLDEEEDEEYTDVLDATRKIYAKEGLGSFYTGLAQDTVKTVADSFLFFLAYGFFRQRRIRARYGDGRRSKHVVLPILDELAIGVLAGAFAKLFTTPLANIVARKQAAPGKKALSTKDIAARIKTEKGLRGFWSGYSASLILTLNPSITFFLNEVLKYALLSRKKRGKPSPATTFLLAAISKSAASSITYPFSMAKTRAQVDGSGNSGKPSIKSVSEDGISFAPQIIMDVLAIARNEGVSALYAGLPGEVLKGFFSHGFTMLAKDAVYSLIVQSYYLLLIVLRRYPTPEELIQRAREQAEEFAEAAREGARDLAEKAKEGAEEMLEHHPGHVSVDTASTAGSSGVDASTGYHVGSDGPWSDTNPTAELVRDYVEDDTTEWKGMYRWFWEKQKHEQE; this is translated from the exons ATGTCAGAGTATAAAGTCGCCTACGAGTCTGAACTG GACTCGTATCAACTGTACTATAGATATGATAATCCACCACCGGAGAAGGACTGGAAGAGAGCTGCACTACGTGGTCCGGCTTTGCCTGCCGTTGGGAATGCAGTCGCGGGGGCCGTGGGAGCGGCTATATCCAACGTTGTCACATACCCGCTCAGTCTGATTGTGACTCGACTACAGACGCAGGCACAACGAAGgacgaagaaaaagaacaagtcGGAATCCGAGGACCtagacgaggaggaagatgaggagtACACCGATGTGCTTGACGCAACACGCAAGATTTATGCCAAAGAGGGCCTGGGGAGTTTCTACACGGGTCTTGCACAAGATACGGTCAAGACAGTTGCGGACTCGTTTCTGTTTTTCCTCGCGTATGGTTTTTTCAGGCAGCGGAGGATCCGGGCTCGGTATGGCGATGGGCGGCGGTCGAAGCATGTCGTCCTTCCGATTCTCGATGAGTTGGCGATCGGTGTGCTGGCCGGCGCATTTGCGAAGCTCTTTACCACGCCACTTGCTAATATCGTGGCGAGGAAGCAGGCGGCGCCTGGGAAAAAAGCTCTTTCGACGAAGGATATCGCTGCGCGGATCAAGACGGAAAAAGGGCTGAGGGGGTTCTGGTCCGGGTATTCCGCGTCGCTCATTCTCACACTGAATCCGTCCATCACTTTCTTCCTGAATGAAGTCTTGAAGTATGCACTTTTGTCTCGGAAAAAGCGGGGAAAACCTTCGCCAGCGACGACTTTCCTTTTAGCTGCCATTAGCAAGTCCGCTGCATCGTCGATCACATACCCGTTTTCCATGGCCAAGACAAGAGCGCAGGTCGATGGCTCGGGGAATAGCGGAAAACCAAGCATTAAGAGCGTCTCCGAGGACGGGATTTCGTTTGCACCTCAAATCATTATGGATGTGCTGGCTATTGCACGCAACGAGGGTGTTTCCGCGCTGTATGCGGGCCTCCCCGGGGAAGTTCTCAAGGGTTTCTTTTCGCATGGCTTTACCATGCTAGCAAAGGATGCCGTCTATTCGCTCATCGTGCAGAGCTattatcttcttcttattGTCTTGAGGCGGTATCCTACGCCCGAAGAACTGATTCAACGCGCGCGCGAACAGGCCGAGGAATTCGCTGAAGCCGCCCGAGAGGGTGCGCGAGATCTAGCAGAGAAAGCTAAGGAAGGTGCCGAGGAGATGCTTGAGCACCATCCTGGTCATGTCTCTGTGGATACGGCTTCGACTGCTGGATCTTCCGGTGTGGATGCCTCAACTGGATACCACGTTGGCTCCGATGGGCCGTGGTCTGATACCAACCCGACCGCAGAGTTGGTGAGAGATTATGTGGAGGATGATACGACAGAATGGAAGGGTATGTACCGTTGGTTCTGGGAGAAACAAAAGCATGAACAAGAGTGA
- a CDS encoding SH3 domain protein, whose protein sequence is MIMLLLASFDRDLIAGWDGIRTRTTTSNTSPSIVSLVLAICTELLYQPLTLLNCLHTFCGSCLKEWFAAQASRRRPSSSIPQFTCPACRAVVRDTRPNATVTTLLDMVLAANPERVKSAEEKEEVAQRYKHGESVFPVLSSSGQDGTASDVEDRRLLEEVRELSLRESRAGTGQSSRSRQAESVDADGRRADGRSRRRREEERVLRRQPGARTEDNSERTRRIEHQSSLRSLLSFSDTETMEEEILRQIIEDGLLNGIDLDNLGPAQEEELTERIADAYRRRHMRRPRSRQRQEADEEPQASPRPRARSQSVQRPPASPTPQPSSRNPPVSRPYLLEPLVSRSEGFNHQRRLSDQGTRRRRTSPAPVNAASTSEDALRPAARSSSDIASDRPRPSQSSRARAAELSTAPRPRPATASEQNVPNIFTPEARNRDLRQPVSGRPLNFSPASVASPSTPNHSFSARLEHTTAGSPVCSSPPAVGSPANPRSRPSSSRSHATQRPSATFTEPSISCDRCGKQNIQYELHKKCLQCKDGNFHICLRCYRLGRGCLQWAGFGPSAEVNFDRMLASSTGQPMPSPGIAHVLQFSRYLRPAENVHRTSSGTELTSDDPAQRLQTGLFCDICHAVANKCYWKCNDCNQGDWGFCNKCVNRGRCCTHALLPVCRLAPGDRSSAPVPAGSDLTDGPSHPSAPPTTADTGNEIYRILSFSTKCDICTYPIPASATRFHCLECNEGDYDVCANCYLKLVATGKISKENGHNGWRRCVRGHRMVVVGFEDHNEGQRRVVVRDLVGGRALKDEHAAAVPTPEVGTGDWSWKEGSERRKKASRVRTSWAAASNDRSNSFPMSAPGGSGSGSGSGPSSETATPTSSHSPPFLRRFPPDGGIGLIVHALWSWYPEDDVQDELMFPRGAEITEVENINDDWFWGCYAGQTGLFPGSHVTVVGEIV, encoded by the exons ATGATCATGTTGCTTCTTGCGTCATTTGATCGGGATCTCATCGCCGGGTGGGATGGGATTCGCACGAGGACCACAACGTCAAACACCTCTCCTTCAATCGTTAGCCTCGTGTTGGCG ATCTGTACAGAACTGCTCTACCAACCCCTCACCCTCCTAAACTGCCTACACACCTTCTGCGGTTCGTGCCTGAAAGAATGGTTTGCTGCGCAGGCATCCCGTCGGCGGCCgtcttcatccatcccacAATTCACCTGCCCAGCCTGTCGGGCCGTAGTGCGCGACACACGACCCAATGCCACCGTTACGACGCTGTTGGACATGGTCCTCGCAGCCAACCCTGAGCGCGTCAAGTCagccgaggagaaggaggaggttgcgCAGAGATACAAGCATGGAGAGTCGGTGTTTCCTGTGCTTTCGTCTTCGGGCCAGGATGGTACGGCGTCCGACGTCGAAGATCGACggttgctggaggaggttcgTGAATTGAGTTTGCGAGAGAGCAGGGCGGGTACAGGACAATCTTCAAGAAGCAGGCAAGCCGAGAGCGTCGACGCTGATGGACGGAGAGCGGACGGTCGCTCAAGACGACGGCGTGAGGAGGAGCGTGTACTGCGGCGACAGCCTGGGGCCCGTACGGAGGATAACTCGGAGAGAACGAGGCGGATCGAGCATCAGTCCAGTCTGCGATCACTGCTCAGCTTTTCTGATACCGAAACgatggaagaggagatctTGCGACAGATCATCGAAGACGGACTGCTGAATGGTATCGACCTGGATAATCTTGGGCCGgcgcaggaagaggaactgaCTGAGCGCATCGCCGATGCTTATCGGCGAAGACACATGCGACGGCCGCGCTCACGGCAGAGACAAGAGGCGGATGAGGAACCACAAGCGTCGCCGCGACCGCGTGCAAGATCACAATCTGTGCAGAGACCACCGGCGTCGCCCACTCCACAACCATCCTCAAGGAATCCACCTGTGTCAAGGCCATATCTGCTGGAGCCACTTGTCTCGCGCTCGGAGGGGTTTAATCATCAGCGACGTCTTTCGGATCAGGGGactcggaggaggaggacgtcGCCGGCTCCTGTCAATGCGGCGTCCACATCGGAAGACGCCTTGCGACCTGCTGCGAGATCGTCCAGCGATATAGCTTCGGATCGCCCTCGTCCTTCTCAGTCCTCTCGAGCTCGCGCGGCCGAATTGTCGACTGCTCCGAGGCCCCGACCGGCAACAGCGTCGGAGCAGAATGTCCCGAATATATTCACCCCAGAAGCCAGGAACCGCGATCTTCGACAACCTGTCTCAGGCAGACCACTCAATTTCTCGCCTGCGTCGGTAGCTTCACCGAGCACACCCAATCATTCTTTTTCTGCGCGCTTAGAACATACCACAGCTGGATCACCTGTCTGTAGTTCTCCACCGGCCGTAGGCAGTCCTGCTAACCCACGCTCTCGaccttcctcttctcgaTCCCACGCCACCCAACGTCCTTCAGCAACATTCACCGAACCTTCCATCTCTTGCGACCGGTGTGGCAAGCAGAATATCCAATATGAGCTTCACAAAAAGTGTCTACAATGCAAAGATGGAAACTTCCACATATGCTTGCGGTGCTATCGTCTCGGCCGCGGCTGTTTGCAATGGGCGGGTTTTGGTCCTTCTGCAGAAGTTAATTTTGACAGAATGCTTGCCTCCTCGACCGGCCAGCCTATGCCATCCCCCGGGATAGCGCATGTTTTACAGTTTTCCAGATATTTGCGGCCCGCTGAAAATGTCCATCGCACAAGTAGCGGAACAGAATTGACTAGCGACGATCCAGCCCAGAGGTTACAAACAGGACTCTTCTGTGACATCTGCCACGCTGTGGCGAACAAGTGCTACTGGAAATGCAACGATTGCAATCAGGGGGACTGGGGCTTCTGCAATAAATGTGTTAATCGAGGACGATGCTGCACGCACGCCCTTCTACCTGTCTGTCGACTTGCGCCTGGGGATCGCTCAAGCGCACCAGTACCGGCTGGTAGTGACCTGACTGATGGGCCTAGCCATCCATCAGCTCCTCCTACTACCGCCGATACCGGGAACGAAATATACAGGATCCTCTCTTTCTCAACCAAGTGTGACATCTGTACATACCCCATCCCAGCGTCAGCCACGAGGTTCCACTGTCTTGAATGCAATGAAGGTGACTACGACGTCTGCGCAAACTGCTACCTCAAACTCGTCGCCACAGGCAAAATCAGCAAGGAAAACGGTCACAATGGTTGGCGCCGTTGTGTCAGGGGCCACCGCATGGTTGTTGTCGGCTTCGAAGACCACAATGAAGGCCAAAGAAGGGTCGTCGTGCGCGACCTCGTGGGCGGCCGCGCCCTGAAAGACGAACACGCAGCCGCCGTCCCAACCCCTGAAGTCGGAACCGGCGACTGGAGCTGGAAGGAAGGGTCTGAGCGGCGGAAGAAGGCCTCTCGCGTGCGAACCTCCTGGGCAGCCGCCAGCAATGATCGCAGCAACTCCTTCCCAATGTCTGCCCCTGGTGGCAGCGGATCAGGCTCGGGCTCAGGCCCCAGTTCCGAAACAGCCACACCTACCAGTTCCCATTCACCACCGTTCCTGCGCCGCTTCCCACCGGACGGTGGCATTGGCCTCATCGTTCATGCGCTCTGGTCGTGGTATCCCGAGGACGATGTCCAGGATGAACTGATGTTCCCACGCGGGGCGGAGATTACGGAGGTTGAGAACATCAACGACGATTGGTTTTGGGGCTGCTATGCTGGTCAGACGGGACTGTTTCCCGGATCGCATGTTACTGTTGTTGGGGAGATCGTCTAG
- the anxc3.2 gene encoding annexin yields MSYNQYPPPNQPPYPQYGAPQGFSQPPYPQQSGYGGFPLPQGHYNRPPPPAPSPGGYPPAPGPGYPHSPPPQPPYGAPSQHPYPPQGGPGYPPPAGGYPQPGPYGAPPVGGSGYPTPPPQQFQGPPAMPSLGYVPGQMAPGDFRREADLLRKAMKGFGTDEKMLIQVLSKLDPLQMAAVRSTYTNHHHRDLYKDVKSETSSYFRQGLLAIIDGPLLHDVQSLREAVQGLGTKEWLLNDVVLGRSNADLNAIKAAYEHTFHRSLQKDVEADLSFKTRSLFSLVLRAERHEPSYPINPQLIEQEARAIHAATSGRVVNNVDEVCGIFARASDPELRAISQAFGARYNSSLESHIEKEFSGHMKDALLHMLRTALDPAMRDADLLEDCMKGMGTKDEKLVTRVVRLHWNRQHLDQVKRAYHHRYKRDLIARVRGETSGDYQKLMVALLE; encoded by the exons ATGTCATACAACCAATATCCCCCACCAAATC AACCCCCCTACCCTCAGTACGGGGCTCCTCAAGGCTTTTCACAACCGCCTTACCCCCAACAATCGGGTTACGGTGGTTTTCCCCTTCCTCAGGGCCACTATAATCGACCACCCCCGCCTGCCCCGTCGCCAGGCGGATATCCTCCGGCTCCCGGACCAGGATATCCCCATTCGCCGCCGCCTCAGCCTCCATATGGCGCTCCTTCGCAACATCCGTACCCTCCACAAGGCGGTCCTGGATACCCTCCACCTGCGGGCGGGTATCCCCAACCCGGACCCTATGGCGCCCCACCGGTAGGAGGGAGCGGCTATCCCACACCACCACCGCAACAGTTCCAAGGCCCACCCGCCATGCCTTCTCTGGGTTATGTTCCTGGCCAAATGGCACCGGGCGACTTCCGCCGTGAAGCAGACCTCCTCCGCAAAGCGATGAAAGGGTTCGGTACTGACGAGAAGATGCTCATCCAAGTACTGTCTAAACTCGACCCCCTGCAAATGGCCGCCGTTCGGTCCACCTACACCAACCATCACCACCGGGACCTCTACAAGGACGTCAAGTCCGAAACAAGCAGCTACTTCCGCCAGGGCCTgctcgccatcatcgacgGACCGCTCCTTCACGACGTGCAGTCCCTCCGCGAAGCAGTCCAAGGCCTCGGCACAAAGGAATGGCTCTTGAACGATGTCGTCCTGGGCCGCTCAAACGCCGATCTCAACGCCATCAAGGCCGCCTACGAGCACACATTCCACCGATCCCTCCAAAAGGACGTCGAAGCCGACCTCTCCTTCAAAACCcgctccctcttctccctcgtCCTCCGCGCAGAACGCCACGAACCCTCTTACCCGATCAACCCCCAGCTCATCGAGCAGGAAGCCCGCGCCATCCACGCCGCAACCAGCGGCCGCGTCGTCAACAACGTCGACGAAGTCTGCGGCATCTTCGCCCGCGCGTCGGATCCGGAGCTCCGCGCCATCAGCCAGGCTTTCGGCGCTCGGTACAACTCGTCGCTGGAGAGCCACATCGAGAAGGAGTTCTCCGGGCATATGAAAGACGCCCTGCTGCATATGCTCCGCACCGCGCTGGACCCGGCCATGCGGGACGCGGACCTGCTCGAGGACTGCATGAAGGGGATGGGCACCAAGGACGAGAAACTGGTTACTCGGGTCGTGCGCTTACACTGGAACAGACAGCATCTCGACCAAGTCAAGCGCGCGTACCACCATCGGTACAAGAGGGATCTCATCGCCAGAGTCCGCGGAGAAACTAGCGGGGATTACCAGAAGTTAATGGTTGCGCTGCTCGAGTGA
- a CDS encoding EXPERA domain-containing protein, which yields MAMSSTIPFTLDVPTLLCIGFTLSFMPIAYLLGGALIPSSQTRNRILFYWHAYDALTHIFIEGSFLYECFYSYATLPAGVSKEPYFLGHKDRVYGAAYGTGPSARLWQEYAKADRRWAVADAPTISIELLTVFFGGPAAAYVCYLLWKASSSRSTASAKGAAKARLWLVAPALATAELYGGFMTFAPEWLTGSPQLDTSNPVYLWFYLFFFNTLWVWIPLWVLWEAGKELRAAFVTAEKADEGRKTR from the coding sequence ATGGCCATGTCTTCTACCATTCCGTTCACCCTCGATGTCCCAACGTTACTCTGTATCGGCTTTACCCTATCGTTCATGCCTATCGCCTACTTGCTTGGTGGGGCACTGATACCATCTTCCCAAACGCGCAACCGAATACTCTTCTATTGGCACGCCTACGATGCCCTAACCCACATCTTCATCGAAGGATCGTTCCTATACGAGTGCTTCTACAGCTACGCCACGCTCCCGGCCGGCGTTAGCAAAGAGCCATACTTCTTAGGCCACAAGGACCGCGTATACGGCGCAGCCTACGGAACAGGCCCAAGTGCTCGACTATGGCAGGAATACGCAAAAGCAGACCGTCGCTGGGCCGTCGCAGACGCTCCTACCATTTCTATTGAGCTGTTGACTGTATTTTTTGGCGGCCCGGCGGCCGCGTATGTGTGCTACTTGCTTTGGAAAGCATCGAGCAGCCGGTCAACTGCATCGGCAAAGGGCGCAGCTAAGGCGAGATTGTGGCTGGTTGCGCCCGCCCTAGCGACAGCTGAGCTGTACGGGGGTTTTATGACATTTGCGCCGGAATGGTTGACGGGAAGTCCCCAATTGGATACCAGTAATCCTGTGTACCTCTGGTTttacctcttcttctttaaCACCTTGTGGGTGTGGATTCCGCTCTGGGTGCTCTGGGAGGCTGGCAAAGAGCTGCGAGCAGCTTTTGTGACGGCAGAGAAGGCCGATGAGGGCCGGAAGACCAGGTGA